CACCGGTTGGCCTGACCGGCATGTTCGCTCGCCGTGGCGAAGTTCAGGCGGCCAAGGCAGCAGCGGCCAAGGGTATTCCCTTCACCCTGTCCACCGTGTCGGTGTGCCCGATCGAAGAAGTGGCGCCGGCCATCGACCGACCGATGTGGTTCCAGCTCTACGTGTTGAAAGACCGCGGCTTCATGAAGAACGCGCTGGAGCGCGCCAAGGCCGCCGGCTGCTCGACGCTGGTGTTCACCGTCGACATGCCCGTGCCCGGCGCACGCTACCGTGACGCCCACTCCGGCATGAGCGGCCCGAACGCCGCACTGCGCCGCATGCTGCAAGCGATGACTCACCCGCAGTGGGCCTGGGACGTCGGCCTGATGGGCAAGCCGCATGACCTGGGCAATATCTCGGCCTACCGCGGCAACCCGACTGGCCTGGCCGACTATATCGGCTGGCTGGGCGCCAACTTCGATCCGTCGATCTCCTGGAAGGACCTGGAATGGATCCGCGACTTCTGGGATGGCCCGATGGTGATCAAGGGTATTCTCGACCCGGAAGACGCCCGCGATGCGGTCACTTTCGGCGCCGACGGCATCATCGTTTCCAACCATGGTGGTCGTCAGCTCGACGGCGTGCTGTCCAGCGCCCGCGCCTTGCCGGCCATCGCCGATGCGGTCAAGGGTGACCTGAAAATCCTCGCTGACTCCGGTATCCGCACCGGCCTCGACGTGGTGCGCATGATCGCCCAGGGCGCCGACACCGTGCTGCTCGGTCGTGCCTTCCTCTATGCCCTGGCCGCTGCCGGTGGTGCGGGCGTGAGCAACCTGCTCGACCTGATCGAGAAGGAAATGCGCGTGGCCATGGTGCTGACTGGCGCCAAATCCATCGCCGAAATCACCTCGGACCTGCTGGTAAAGGAGCGCTGAGCCAATGACTGCCGCCGTCACGCCCGCCATTACCCGCGACGCTCTGCTGACGCGGATGCGCCAGATCGTCGGCAGCAGTCATGTGCTGACTGACGAACAAAGCACGCGGCGCTTCCGCAAGGGCCACCGCACCGGTGAGGGCAACGTCCTGGCAGTGGTACGCCCCGCTTCGCTGCTGGAGCAGTGGCGCATCCTGCAGGCGGCAGTAGCGGCCGACCGCATCGTCATCATGCAAGCAGCCAATACCGGCCTGACCGGAGGCTCGACCCCGGATGGCGCCGACTACGACCGCGAGATCGTGCTGATCAGCACCCTGCGGATCACCGGCGTACAACTGATCAACGATGGTCAGCAGGTGGTGTGCCTACCGGGCGCGACCCTGGATCGCCTGGAACAGGCCTTGGCGCCACTGAATCGCGAACCGCATTCGGTGATCGGCTCGTCCTGCATCGGCGCCTCGGTACTCGGCGGTATCTGCAACAACTCCGGTGGCGCCCTGGTGCGTCGCGGCCCGGCCTACACCGA
The genomic region above belongs to Pseudomonas sediminis and contains:
- the lldD gene encoding FMN-dependent L-lactate dehydrogenase LldD, whose translation is MIISASTDYRAAAQRKLPPFLFHYADGGAYAEHTLRRNVADLSEIELRQRVLKNMSELDLSTELFGEKMSMPVGLAPVGLTGMFARRGEVQAAKAAAAKGIPFTLSTVSVCPIEEVAPAIDRPMWFQLYVLKDRGFMKNALERAKAAGCSTLVFTVDMPVPGARYRDAHSGMSGPNAALRRMLQAMTHPQWAWDVGLMGKPHDLGNISAYRGNPTGLADYIGWLGANFDPSISWKDLEWIRDFWDGPMVIKGILDPEDARDAVTFGADGIIVSNHGGRQLDGVLSSARALPAIADAVKGDLKILADSGIRTGLDVVRMIAQGADTVLLGRAFLYALAAAGGAGVSNLLDLIEKEMRVAMVLTGAKSIAEITSDLLVKER